The sequence TTTAGCGATTAATTTAGAAAGAATTGTCATGAGTTCAAAACCATCATACAAAATACCAAATGATTTATTTCCAGATTCGGATAGTCTTTTCTTCTCATATTCAATTTCACCCTGTAAAGGTTCAAATACTGTATTCTTAATCTCAATTTCTCTAACTTTAATTTTAGTCATCTGATTAGCCAAATTATCTATCACCTTTTCTCTCTCTTTAAAGAAAAAATTAGAGAGATAACAGGTTATAATATCATCCCGTATTTGAATTTTACTCTTTTTGAAAATATTTTTCAGATACTGAGAAATCTCATTAAGATTCAAACTTTCTGTCTTTCCACTATCGTAAAGATAAATAAAAGACGGAATACGCATAGCAAGAAGTCACTTAATTTTTTGTAATACAATTTCTGCTGCTTTTTTGCCTGAAAGTAACATAGCTCCAAATGTTGGGCCCATCCGAGGAAGACCATAAGTGGTAGTTACTGACATACCACAAACAACCAAACCCGGATGCACTTCTCCAGTGTGTTCTACTACCAAATCTTCTGACCGCTCAACCCACATTGCTCCGAAACCCACAGTTTTAACTATACCGCGTTCCTCTAATTTTTTTACCACTGTAGCATCGTGACCGGTAGCATCAACTACTATCTTTGACTCTAAAGCGACCGGGTCAACACAGGTAATTTGCCTTGGTAATGCCTCTACAGGTGTCCAGTTAACCACCGCTCCTACTACACGATTCCCTTCCCTTAATACGACATCATCAAATACTGTCATATTAGCAAACTTTACACCCGCATCACAGGCAGCAGCGATAAGTTTTGAACATGCATGGGGGCCATCGGCAACATACAAACCTTTGGAAACTTCTTCAAATGGAATGTTCAATTCGGAGAGAACTTCTTGTCCTGGAGCCCTTACGGTTAACTTATTCATTAAATATCCACCAATCCAGAACCCGCCACCTAAATAATTATTCCTTTCCACAATTAAAACTTTCAGTTTCTTTTTTGCTAATTCTTTACCTGCCATTAATCCTGATGGTCCCGCACCTATGATTAAACAGTCACTTTCTACATACTCAGAAAACTGTTTAGCAAACTCATTCACAATTGCTCTTGTAACTTCCTTTTCTCCAACTGCACTAAATATTTTTTTCTCCATCCCTCTACCTCCTTATTTTTTCAAGACCTCATTCATGCTTCCTGTTCTGTATCCTTGAAGGTCTAAAGTTATATAGTGATAACCTATTCTTTTAAATTTTTTTACTATTTTATCTCGTAAATTTATAGAAGTTAAACGTTCTATATCTTCTGGCAAAACTTCTATTCGGGCAATATTATTCCTT comes from Elusimicrobiota bacterium and encodes:
- a CDS encoding sulfide-dependent adenosine diphosphate thiazole synthase; protein product: MEKKIFSAVGEKEVTRAIVNEFAKQFSEYVESDCLIIGAGPSGLMAGKELAKKKLKVLIVERNNYLGGGFWIGGYLMNKLTVRAPGQEVLSELNIPFEEVSKGLYVADGPHACSKLIAAACDAGVKFANMTVFDDVVLREGNRVVGAVVNWTPVEALPRQITCVDPVALESKIVVDATGHDATVVKKLEERGIVKTVGFGAMWVERSEDLVVEHTGEVHPGLVVCGMSVTTTYGLPRMGPTFGAMLLSGKKAAEIVLQKIK